The nucleotide window TCCAGATAGCAAATGGTTATTGGTAGATTGGAGTAAAACCTTAAGTAATAGTGAAGTATTATTAATGGCTGCAGATGGTTCTAAAAGATTAAATCTTAATGAAAGTGGTTATTATGACTATTACCCTAAATGGGTTAATGGAGGTAAGCAAATGTTATGGTTTAGTAACAGAAATGGTTTAAAATCGTATGCTACAAGTGGTCGTTCACAAAGTGATGTTTATAGTATGTTTTTTACTCAAGAAGCTTGGGATGAATTTAATTTAAGTGATGAAGATTACAAATTAATGCAAGCCATTAAAGAAGAAGAAAAAAAGAAAAAAGCAAAAGAAAAGAAAGACGACAAGAAAAAGTCTGATAAAAAAAGTGAAGATAAAAAGAAGGATTCTGTAAAAACAGAAAAATTACTCACTTTCGATTGGGAAAACATGAAAGATAGAACCAAAAGATTAACTATTCATTCTTCTAGTTTAGGTGATGCTGTGCTTTCTAAAAAAGGAGATTATCTTTATTACCTATCAAGTTTCGAAGGTCGTTCTAATCTATGGAGTACCAACTTAAGAACTCGCGAAACTAAAATGCTAATGAAATTAAATGTTGGTGGTGGAAGTTTAGAGTGGGATAAAGAAATGAAAAACTTATACCTTTTAAGTGGTGGTAGAATTTCTAAATTAAATCCTGAAGCTAAAAAAAGAGAAGCTGTTAATATTAAAGGTGAAATTCTTTTTGATGAAGTAGCAGAAAGAGAAGCTATGTTTAACCATGTTTGGATTCGTACAAATGCAATTTTTTACGAACCAACTTTTCATGGTATAGATTGGAATAAAATGAAAAAAGAATACAGCAAATACTTACCACATATAGGTAATGCTTTTGAATTCTCAGAAATGCTTTCAGAATTGTTAGGCGAACTTAATGTATCTCATTCAGGTGCAGGTTTTAGAGGAAGTTCTGTATCTAATCCAGATGCAACAGCTTCTTTAGGTATTTTTATGAATTACAATCATAAAGATGATGGTATTTTGATAGATGAAATTATAAAAGGAGGTCCTTTAGATAAAGCCAAGTTTACAATTTCTGCAGGCATGATAATCAAAAAAATAGATGGTGTTACAATTGATAAAAATCAAGATATCGCAAAATATTTAAATAGAAAAGTAGGTGATATTACTTTGTTAGAAATTTATAATCCAAAAACAAAAAACACTAATACTATTACTGTAAAACCAATTTCTCTTGGAGCAGAAAATAGATTATTGTACAAAAGGTGGGTTAAAATAAATGAGAAAGAGGTTGAAAAACAAAGTAATGGTCAATTAGGTTATGTTCATATACCAGGTATGAGTGATGGCCCATACAGAAGTATTTATCAAGATATGATGGGTAAATACTTTGATAAAAAAGGAGTTATTGTAGATACTCGTTTTAATGGTGGTGGAGATTTGGTAGCAGACTTAGCTATGTTTTTTACAGGTGAACCTTTTATAACCTATGCAACTGCTGCAAAAGTTGTTGGTGGAGAACCAACTTCTAGATGGACAAAACCAACTTTAACTATGTTTAATGAAAGTAATTATTCTGATGGGCATTGTTATGCACAAGGATATACAGATTTAAAAATTGGAAAAACTGTTGGTATGCCTGTACCTGGTACTTGTAGTTTTGCAGGTTGGGAAGGTTTACCTAATGGTGGTTATTGGGGTGTTGTTCCTGTAAGTGCAAAAAACAAAGCAGGTGAATGGATGGAGAACAACCAAACTGAGCCTACTATAAAGGTTAAAAACATGCCAGGAAAAATAGATAATGGAATTGATCAGCAATTATTACGTTCTATTAGAGAATTACTAAATGATGTAAATTAAAGATGTTTTATTATTAAATAAAAAAGGAGAAGATATCACTTCTCCTTTTTTTTATTTTCCAAAAATATCATCTTTAACTTTGGGTAATTCTAAATTAAACTTTACCGCAATTAATCGAATTGTAATAATAACAGAAGCAGAAATAATAAAATTTAGGTTATCCGAAATTGGTAATTCTTTTATTATTAAATAAGTAATACCACCAGCCAAACATGCAGATGCATAAATTTCTTTCTCAAAAATTAGCGGTACTTTATTAGTTAATACATCTCTTAAAACTCCACCAAATACAGCAGAAATCATACCCATAATTATAGCGATTATAGGATGAAGATTAAATGACAACCCTTTTTGTAAACCTAGTAGTGTAAAAACACTTATACCAATGGTATCAAACAAAAACAATGTTTTACTTAAGTAAGCTATTTTACTTTTAAATAGAAAAGTTAAAAAAACGGCAAAAAAAATAGTCCATAGATAGTTCAAATCTCCAATCCAATTAATAGGATGTGCATTAATTAAAATATCACGTAACATTCCTCCACCAACTGCAGTTACAAAAGCAATAATTAATACACCAAACAAATCAAATTTCTTGTCAGAAGCAACTAAAGCACCACTAATTGCAAATGCAAAAGTTCCTAAAATATCTATGGTATATATTAAACTCATTTATACAGTTACTTCTGTAAATTTAATATTCAATTCTTTTTGAATTTGATGTATTTTTTCTAATTCTGATGGTAAAATAAACGCCAAAGAAGTTCCTGTTTTACCAGCTCTTGCTGTTCTTCCACTTCTGTGAGTGTAATATTCCAGTTGTTCTGGTAATTGATGATGAATTACAAATTCTAACTCTTTAACATCAATTCCACGTGCAGAAACATCTGTAGAAATTAAATATTGTAAGTTTTCATTCTTAAAAGCACGCATCACTTTTTCTCTTTCTTTCTGTTGCATATCTCCTTCTAAAGCTGATGCAGAAAAACCGTCTTCTACCAATTGCTTTGCTAGGTTTTGAGCACCAGCTTTTGTTCTACAAAATATAATACCTCTATGTGCTTGCCTTTTCTCTAAAAAAGTAACAATGTCTGCCACCTTTTCTTTTAAGGTTGTTTTTACAAATTGATGACGAATATTTGCATTTACTAAAGCGTTTCTATTAATTTCAATTCTTGGAGCGTTAGCATCCATATATGTTTTTACAATACGCTTTATTTCTTCTGGCATTGTAGCTGAAAACAACCAAGTTTTTCTGTCAGATTTTGTAGTGAATTTTAAGATTCTATTTAAATCTTGTTTAAAACCCATACTTAACATTTCATCTGCTTCATCTAAAACAACCGTTTTTACATGGCTAATATCTACAGCTCCTCTTTCTATTAAATCAATTAATCTACCTGGAGTTGCAATTACAACATGAGTAGTTCTCTTTAAATTATTTATTTGTCTGTCTATCTTTTCTCCACCAAAAACGGCTTCTAAAAAAATACGATCATCTACATATTTTGTAAACTTGAACAATTGTTTTTTTATTTGCTGAACTAATTCTCTTGTTGGCGATAAAATCAAAGCTTGTATGTGCTCTGAATTAGCATCTATATGATGTAAAACAGGCAAACCAAAAGCAGCTGTTTTTCCTGTTCCTGTTTGTGCTAATCCTATAAAATCTGTGGGTGATTTTAACAATACAGGTATTGCTTTCTCTTGAATATCTGTAGGTGTTGTAATACCAATTTCTTTAATAGACTTTATATAATCTTTACTAATTCCTAATGCTGCAAATGTTGACATTCTTTCTAAATTTTGTGCAAAGATACTTTTATTTAAAAGGTTGCAATAGATTTAAAATATTTTCTCTAATTCTTACAGGTTTGTAGCTCTTAGCATCCAATAAAACCCAGATAGTTTTAGATTTTGCTAAAAGTGTTTCACCTTTATAAAACTCAATAAATCGTTCAGAAGTTACCCCTCTAGTATTACCTACATAAGTTTTAGCAATAATTTCATCACCTAAAAAAGCTTCACTCTTATAATCTATTTCGTGTCTACTCACTACCCAAATGGTATCTGTAATTGGTTCATTTTTGGTTAAATGCTCCCAATGTTTAAAGGCAACATCATCCATCCATTTTACATAAACAGCATTATTTACATGATTCAAATCATCTATATCTTCTACTGTAATTTCGATTTTTACCTCGAAAAAGTTATTCATAATTTTCAATTTCAGTAAACTTATAAAAATTTACTTAGGTATAGCTAATATTGATGATACTTTACCCATATAATAAACTTTTAGTAGGATATTTGCATACAAGTATGGCACAATTAGCAAACGAATTAGGTACAGAAAAAATTAGCAAATTATTGATAAAACAAGCAGTTCCTGCAACCATAGGGATTCTTGTAATGTCTTTAAACATGATTGTAGATACCATTTTTGTTGGGCAATGGATAGGTGTTTTAGCAATTGCTGCAATTACAGTGGTTTTACCAATTGCTTTTTTAATATCCTCTATAGGAATGGGTATTGGTATTGGAGGTAGTTCTATTATCTCTAGAGCATTAGGTGCAGAAAATTCTGAGAAAGCTTTTCTAACCTTTGGAAACCAAATCTGTTTAACCCTTATTTTGGCCATTATTTTTGTACTACTAGGTAACTTTTTTAGTGTGCCCATTTTAGATTTGTTTGGTGCAAAAGGTGATATTTTGCCAATTGCCTCAGACTATTTTGCTGTAGTAATCTATGGAGTGCCATTTTTAGCCTTTGCAATGATGGGTAACCCTGTAATAAGAGCAGAAGGTAAACCAAAATTTGCCATGTATGCTATGATGATACCTGCAGTGCTCAATATTATTTTAGATATTATTTTTATAAAATATTTTGATTGGGGAATGACAGGAGCAGGATTGGCTACATCCATATCATTTGCTAGTTGTGGATTGTATATTTTGTATTTTTTCTTATCGAATAAAAGTGAGTTAAAAATAATTCCAAAAAACTTTAAACTAGATCTAAGAATAGTTAGAGAAATTGTAGAATTAGGTGGAGTTTCTGTGGTAAGGCAAGGAGCCATTAGTATTTTAATGATTGTGCTTAATTATTCTTTATTTACTTATGGAGGAGAAATATCTATCTCAATTTTCGGAATCATTAACAGAGTAATGATGTTTGCCTTATCTCCAGTTCTTGGAGTTTCTCAAGGATTTTTACCTGTAGCAGGTTTTAATATTGGTGCGAATAAAAATGAACGCGTAAAAGAAACGATTAAAAAATCGATTTACTTTGGGTCTATTTTAGGTACAATTATCTTTATTGGTATTGTTATTTTTAAAGAACAAATCATTTCTATTTTTACAGATGACACCACTCTTTTAAGCGAAACTCCAAATGCAATGTTAATTGTCTTTTTGGTTACGCCAATTGTAACCATGCAACTAATAGGATCTGCTTATTTTCAGGCAGCAGGTAAAGCGATTCCTGCATTAATACTAACCTTACTAAAACAAGGAATTTTCTTAATTCCATTAGCATACTTCTTACCTAAATATTATGGTGTTGCTGGTGTTTGGTGGTCTTTTCCTATTGCAGATACACTTTCTACTATTGTAACTGTTTTGGTTTTAAAAAGAGAGGTTGATAAAAACCTTAAATGATAGATTCACCATTTAAATTAGTTGTTAGAATATCACTAAACAAATTAAAGAAAGGTCTTAAAGCTAAAAAACCATCG belongs to Polaribacter dokdonensis and includes:
- a CDS encoding S41 family peptidase is translated as MKKFTLFLTLICLSVYGQENPNWMRHSTISPDGSQIAFTYKGDIYKVNANGGKAQQLTFHSAHDYKAVWSNDGSKIAFASNRYGNYDVFTMNADGGKATRLTFHSNDENPYTFTRNDKEVVFGAIRQDDVNHRQYPTRSQSELYSVPVNSGRVKQIFTIPAESVQYSKDGKIMLYHDVKGGENEWRKHHTSAITRDIWMYNTKTNKHDMITNHTAEDRQPVFSSDEESAYFLSERSGTFNVHKMDLNNPNNVEQVTSFKLHPVRFLSIGNGILSFGFDGELYTMKEGEKPKKVKVTIVTQDKDNTDKFISVNGGINEMSISPNGKEIAFIARGEVFVTSVDKSFTKRLTNTPENERFVSWGPKGESVIYSSERNGKWSVYKTEKVRKEEPFFYASTLIKEEPLIENKLDNYLAQYSPDGKKIAFIEGRRTLKIKDIQSKKEVTLLTPKDLFHMRDGDKYFTWSPDSKWLLVDWSKTLSNSEVLLMAADGSKRLNLNESGYYDYYPKWVNGGKQMLWFSNRNGLKSYATSGRSQSDVYSMFFTQEAWDEFNLSDEDYKLMQAIKEEEKKKKAKEKKDDKKKSDKKSEDKKKDSVKTEKLLTFDWENMKDRTKRLTIHSSSLGDAVLSKKGDYLYYLSSFEGRSNLWSTNLRTRETKMLMKLNVGGGSLEWDKEMKNLYLLSGGRISKLNPEAKKREAVNIKGEILFDEVAEREAMFNHVWIRTNAIFYEPTFHGIDWNKMKKEYSKYLPHIGNAFEFSEMLSELLGELNVSHSGAGFRGSSVSNPDATASLGIFMNYNHKDDGILIDEIIKGGPLDKAKFTISAGMIIKKIDGVTIDKNQDIAKYLNRKVGDITLLEIYNPKTKNTNTITVKPISLGAENRLLYKRWVKINEKEVEKQSNGQLGYVHIPGMSDGPYRSIYQDMMGKYFDKKGVIVDTRFNGGGDLVADLAMFFTGEPFITYATAAKVVGGEPTSRWTKPTLTMFNESNYSDGHCYAQGYTDLKIGKTVGMPVPGTCSFAGWEGLPNGGYWGVVPVSAKNKAGEWMENNQTEPTIKVKNMPGKIDNGIDQQLLRSIRELLNDVN
- a CDS encoding trimeric intracellular cation channel family protein — encoded protein: MSLIYTIDILGTFAFAISGALVASDKKFDLFGVLIIAFVTAVGGGMLRDILINAHPINWIGDLNYLWTIFFAVFLTFLFKSKIAYLSKTLFLFDTIGISVFTLLGLQKGLSFNLHPIIAIIMGMISAVFGGVLRDVLTNKVPLIFEKEIYASACLAGGITYLIIKELPISDNLNFIISASVIITIRLIAVKFNLELPKVKDDIFGK
- a CDS encoding DEAD/DEAH box helicase; amino-acid sequence: MSTFAALGISKDYIKSIKEIGITTPTDIQEKAIPVLLKSPTDFIGLAQTGTGKTAAFGLPVLHHIDANSEHIQALILSPTRELVQQIKKQLFKFTKYVDDRIFLEAVFGGEKIDRQINNLKRTTHVVIATPGRLIDLIERGAVDISHVKTVVLDEADEMLSMGFKQDLNRILKFTTKSDRKTWLFSATMPEEIKRIVKTYMDANAPRIEINRNALVNANIRHQFVKTTLKEKVADIVTFLEKRQAHRGIIFCRTKAGAQNLAKQLVEDGFSASALEGDMQQKEREKVMRAFKNENLQYLISTDVSARGIDVKELEFVIHHQLPEQLEYYTHRSGRTARAGKTGTSLAFILPSELEKIHQIQKELNIKFTEVTV
- a CDS encoding acyl-CoA thioesterase: MNNFFEVKIEITVEDIDDLNHVNNAVYVKWMDDVAFKHWEHLTKNEPITDTIWVVSRHEIDYKSEAFLGDEIIAKTYVGNTRGVTSERFIEFYKGETLLAKSKTIWVLLDAKSYKPVRIRENILNLLQPFK
- a CDS encoding MATE family efflux transporter, coding for MAQLANELGTEKISKLLIKQAVPATIGILVMSLNMIVDTIFVGQWIGVLAIAAITVVLPIAFLISSIGMGIGIGGSSIISRALGAENSEKAFLTFGNQICLTLILAIIFVLLGNFFSVPILDLFGAKGDILPIASDYFAVVIYGVPFLAFAMMGNPVIRAEGKPKFAMYAMMIPAVLNIILDIIFIKYFDWGMTGAGLATSISFASCGLYILYFFLSNKSELKIIPKNFKLDLRIVREIVELGGVSVVRQGAISILMIVLNYSLFTYGGEISISIFGIINRVMMFALSPVLGVSQGFLPVAGFNIGANKNERVKETIKKSIYFGSILGTIIFIGIVIFKEQIISIFTDDTTLLSETPNAMLIVFLVTPIVTMQLIGSAYFQAAGKAIPALILTLLKQGIFLIPLAYFLPKYYGVAGVWWSFPIADTLSTIVTVLVLKREVDKNLK